A DNA window from Ipomoea triloba cultivar NCNSP0323 chromosome 10, ASM357664v1 contains the following coding sequences:
- the LOC116032347 gene encoding major pollen allergen Ole e 10-like produces the protein MAHSFLSFAILCIFLLVPLSESGGLTGEKVEQVKCTDPGKAEPPAPTPSLKSWCIPKPSATYQQLVDNMSYACNLVNCSAVQSGGPCYYPNSLINHASFAMNLYYQKAGRNDWNCDFKNSGVIGVSDPSYGYGFQFCSVFLAFICESES, from the exons ATGGCTCACTCTTTCCTTTCTTTTGCCATTCTCTGCATATTCCTCCTTGTTCCACTCTCAGAATCAG GTGGTCTTACAGGAGAGAAAGTTGAACAGGTGAAGTGTACAGACCCTGGAAAGGCAGAGCCACCTGCCCCAACTCCTAGCCTG AAATCATGGTGCATTCCAAAGCCATCAGCAACTTACCAGCAACTGGTAGACAACATGAGCTATGCATGTAACCTGGTGAACTGCTCTGCTGTCCAATCTGGTGGCCCTTGCTATTATCCCAACAGTCTCATCAACCATGCTTCGTTTGCCATGAACCTTTACTACCAGAAAGCGGGGAGAAACGATTGGAACTGTGACTTCAAGAACTCTGGCGTTATCGGTGTATCTGATCCCAGCTATG GTTATGGTTTCCAGTTTTGTTCAGTATTTCTTGCTTTTATTTGTGAGAGTGAATCTTAG